From a region of the Podospora pseudopauciseta strain CBS 411.78 chromosome 7 map unlocalized CBS411.78m_7, whole genome shotgun sequence genome:
- a CDS encoding uncharacterized protein (COG:S; EggNog:ENOG503Q3T8) — translation MEESPERQGPEILRPIPRRPFRLAFTSPTPPEEDSAPPSATRTPGITASDLAFLDIHNNPSQASRNPSTISRATSFMNLTGSTLLGIYSPSLTPGIKGDAVDTPSWDNNTGGQTPGTLQSPDPGDIDERTLTLIKKRRDSSSHIDREHIRNSIRTSYFPSLAPTADLEPPSQAFIIFSMALRASLLFALGLGYGVLVTRLPRAQNFDPQQPPTTSDEPLDWRYLLFWGASGVLLGCLLPWFDQFFIPAAKKNGPLTGKPLPSSPQQQRQQSEREGRQQDADYVLVIRSIGLFVGIVFAIRKLSWTSTMQVSLTLALINPFIWYLIDRSKPGFLLSAFVGLVGTVGMIGLGLKDVFPGLMPAPSFYQHGDGGGLGSGRMRRNGSANAGYVAGSGGVKLVGEREVVETGVWMLSVLFCSCVCFGNIGRRLALSGEGAARGRWGGVR, via the coding sequence ATGGAAGAATCACCCGAGCGTCAGGGCCCGGAGATCCTCCGTCCCATTCCCCGGAGACCTTTCCGGCTGGCCTTCACATCTCCCACACCTCCCGAAGAAGATTCGGCACCCCCAAGTGCAACTCGAACACCAGGCATCACGGCCTCCGACCTTGCCTTCCTCGACATtcacaacaaccccagccaAGCGTCGAGAAACCCTAGCACCATCAGCCGCGCCACCTCGTTCATGAACCTCACCGGTTCTACACTCCTAGGGATCTACTCCCCGTCTCTGACACCAGGCATAAAAGGAGACGCCGTCGATACCCCCTCATGGGACAACAACACAGGTGGACAAACCCCTGGCACTCTACAGTCCCCAGACCCAGGGGACATCGACGAGCGAACCCTCACGCTGATCAAGAAGCGAagagacagcagcagccacatTGACAGAGAGCACATCCGAAACTCGATTCGAACCTCGTACTTCCCCTCTTTAGCCCCCACCGCCGACCTCgaacccccttcccaagcattcatcatcttctccatGGCCCTCCGCGCCTCTTTACTCTTCGCCCTCGGCCTAGGCTACGGCGTCCTCGTCACCCGCCTCCCCAGAGCGCAAAACTTTgatccccaacaaccccccactACCTCGGACGAACCCCTCGACTGGCGAtacctcctcttctgggGCGCCTCGGGCGTTTTGTTGGGATGCCTCCTCCCCTGGTTTGACCAGTTTTTCATCCCCGCCGCGAAGAAGAACGGGCCTCTGACCGGCAAACCCCTCCCGTCAtccccacaacaacaacggcagcAGAGCGAACGGGAAGGGCGACAGCAAGACGCGGACTATGTGCTCGTTATCCGATCGATCGGCCTGTTTGTGGGGATCGTCTTTGCCATTAGGAAGCTGTCTTGGACGTCGACGATGCAGGTGTCTCTGACGCTGGCGTTGATAAACCCGTTTATTTGGTATCTTATCGACCGGTCGAAGCCGGGGTTTTTGCTGAGCGCGtttgttgggttggtggggacGGTGGGCATgattgggttggggttgaaggatGTGTTTCCGGGGTTGATGCCCGCGCCGTCATTTTATCAgcatggggatgggggggggttggggtcggGGCGCATGAGGAGGAATGGGAGTGCAAATGCTGGATATGTGGCTGGGTCGGGGGGGGTCAAGTTGgtaggggagagggaggtggttgagacGGGGGTGTGGATGTTGAGTGTGTTGTTTTGTAGCTGTGTTTGCTTTGGGAATattgggaggaggttggcgctcagtggggagggggctgcgagggggagatgggggggtgtTAGGTGA
- the MAK11 gene encoding Protein mak11 (COG:S; EggNog:ENOG503NZ64) has protein sequence MRQQIHVGKKILESDTKTTVSLISPPPTEPMAPKRKREAAANGDVAEKSNATKKVKAPPAKAAAPPKSTAFKLNGDAPVHIQLIAGSYDRILHGITVTIKTTEVTSEPPAEAESTDKKKKKSKKSKTTTPITTTEQSASFADTFLFNAHNSAIRCLAISPPSAPTPKQTQKVLLATGSTDERINIYNLSAHPPSSRSISDPDTQLLSSLAPRPILENNKNRELGTLLHHTGNITRLCFPNRSKLLSAAEDCTIGVTRTRDWALLHNFKCPIPKVFGRPSGDTAGVGGTPQGVNDFAVHPSNKIMISVSKGEKCMRLWNLETGKKSRVLNFERTMLNEAGEGKHSTGEARRIIWGSSSSKGGEDEFALAFDRDVVVFGMDCRPRCRVMGGSNRTKVHVIKYVRLGDEEEDGALLAVSTEDGRVLFFDTAEENCQPATEGKTLATARLVGQLGGKEAGVTGRVKDFVVLPVEDEKGVRSWFVATAGSDGLVRVWRLGSGELKVEEKKEESTRQVGKLLGAYGTQNRITCLGGFVMIPRSDGAEESEYEFDDEEDDDDEEDSYDE, from the coding sequence ATGCGACAACAAATCCATGTTGGAAAAAAGATCTTAGAAAGTGACACCAAAACAACAGTCTCCCtcatatcaccaccacccacagaACCAATGGCCCccaagagaaaaagagaagctGCCGCCAATGGCGATGTCGCCGAAAAATCCAATGCGACCAAGAAAGTCAAAGCCCCCCCGGCCAAAGCCGCTGCTCCCCCCAAGTCGACCGCTTTCAAGCTGAACGGCGATGCCCCCGTCCACATCCAACTCATCGCCGGTTCCTACGACCGCATTCTCCACGGTATCACCGTCACTATCAAAACAACCGAAGTCACCTCTGAACCCCCAGCAGAGGCCGAATCCaccgacaagaagaagaagaagtccaaaaagtcgaaaaccaccacccccatcacaacAACCGAGCAATCCGCCTCCTTCGCCgacaccttcctcttcaacgcCCACAACTCCGCCATCCGCTgcctcgccatctcccccccctccgccccaacCCCTAAACAAACCCAAAAGGTCCTCCTCGCAACCGGCTCAACAGACGAGCGCATCAACATCTACAACCTCTccgcccaccccccctcctcccgctccatcTCCGACCCAGACACCCagctcctctcctctctcgccccccgccccatcctcgaaaacaacaagaaccGCGAGCTCGGCACTCTGCTGCATCATACAGGCAACATAACCCGTCTCTGCTTCCCCAACCGCTCCAAGCTCCTCTCCGCAGCAGAGGACTGCACCATCGGCGTGACCCGCACCCGCGACTgggccctcctccacaacttTAAATGCCCCATCCCCAAGGTTTTTGGTCGCCCATCAGGTGACACCGCCGGTGTGGGCGGGACCCCCCAGGGCGTCAACGACTTTGCGGttcacccctccaacaagaTCATGATTTCGGTCTCCAAGGGAGAGAAATGCATGCGTCTTTGGAACTTGGAGACGGGAAAGAAGTCGAGGGTGTTGAATTTTGAACGGACGATGCTTAATgaagcgggggaggggaagcacTCGACTGGTGAAGCGAGACGAATCATctggggcagcagcagcagcaagggaggggaggatgagttTGCGCTCGCGTTTGATAGGGATGTGGTTGTGTTTGGGATGGACTGCAGGCCGAGGTGcagggtgatgggggggagcAACAGGACAAAGGTTCATGTGATCAAGTACGTCCGGcttggggatgaggaggaggatggtgctTTGTTGGCGGTTTCGACcgaggatgggagggtgCTGTTTTTTGATACGGCGGAAGAAAACTGTCAGCCTGCGACTGAGGGGAAGACGCTTGCCACGGCGAGGCTTGTCGGTCAGCTGGGCGGGAAGGAGGCCGGTGTGACGGGCAGAGTGAAGGATTTTGTGGTTTTGCCTGTGGAAGACGAAAAGGGGGTTAGGTCGTGGTTTGTGGCTACGGCGGGGAGTGATGGGCTGGTTCGTGTTTGGAGGTTGGGCAGCGGTGAGctcaaggttgaggagaagaaggaggagtcgACAAGACAAGTAGGGAAGCTGCTGGGCGCGTATGGGACGCAAAACAGGATTACGTGCTTGGGGGGCTTCGTCATGATACCCAGGTCCGACGGGGCCGAGGAGAGCGAGTACGAgtttgacgacgaggaggatgacgatgacgaggaggatagCTATGATGAGTAG
- a CDS encoding uncharacterized protein (COG:S; EggNog:ENOG503Q3C3): MPSPPPKIAISLGGSGSGSQIKKRTRPTFGKRHRASANDQNYDDSDSDNSQSDNGRSGSKLNGRAETILTYGDDEFTSSSFRSRKDSHRGSDRERDSRRDRDGHRERERERDRSRDRARSSHNRRRRRSPSTSQTTDQQDSKKPVQWGLAINPKSTNSRSSPLKRSPSPDQASKPPKSLNDEALESLLGESSQPKKRKLNLESEDPDREPQAEDYEAVPIDDFGAALLRNFGWNGQMQGKVKEVKRHADLAGLGARNLKAGEETGTWDPKAGMHKKDTRPVRLNDYRKEEEKKRQRREDQRGHNSYRRELEQEREQERTCFYCVLF, translated from the exons AtgccttcaccacctccaaagaTTGCCATCTCTCTGGgaggcagcggcagcggctcTCAAATCAAAAAGCGCACCCGTCCCACCTTCGGCAAACGACACCGCGCCAGCGCAAATGACCAAAACTACGACGATTCCGACTCGGACAATTCCCAGAGCGACAATGGCCGCTCCGGCAGCAAGCTCAACGGTCGCGCCGAGACCATCCTGACCTATGGCGACGACGAGTTTACTTCTTCCTCATTCAGGTCTCGGAAGGACAGTCACAGGGGCAGCGACAGAGAAAGGGATAGTCGCAGAGACAGAGACGGCCacagagaaagagaaagagaaagagacagATCCAGAGACAGGGCAAGATCCTCTCACAACCGGCGGCGACGACGCTCCCCCTCTacctcccaaaccaccgACCAGCAAGACTCCAAAAAGCCCGTCCAGTGGGGCCtcgccatcaaccccaaatcCACCAACTCCAGATCCTCCCCGCTCAAGAGAAGCCCCTCTCCGGATCAGGCTTCAAAGCCCCCCAAATCTCTCAACGACGAAGCTCTCGAGTCCCTCCTCGGGGAATCATCTCAGcccaagaagcgcaagctcAATCTCGAATCAGAAGACCCAGACCGCGAACCCCAAGCAGAGGACTACGAGGCCGTGCCTATCGACGACTTTGGCGCGGCTTTGCTGCGCAACTTTGGCTGGAACGGCCAAATGCAGGGCAAGGTCAAAGAGGTGAAACGACATGCTGATCTCGCAGGCTTGGGCGCAAGAAACTTGAAAGCAGGCGAGGAGACGGGGACTTGGGACCCGAAGGCGGGAATGCACAAAAAGGATACGAGGCCGGTTCGTCTCAATGATTACCgcaaagaagaggaaaaaaagcgGCAGCGGCGTGAGGATCAACGCGGGCATAACAGCTACAGACGTGAGCTAGAGCAGGAAAGGGAGCAGGAAC GTACATGCTTCTACTGCGTGCTCTTTTGA
- the eaf1 gene encoding RNA polymerase II transcription elongation factor SpEAF (BUSCO:EOG09261DG0; EggNog:ENOG503NWQ0; COG:K) translates to MTEVGPADRAKLLRSKRESLSSIVQSRKRKLRELYAVATDEDGIPNLDLSNLDAAPTAPAETSFLIDTDFTQGRRLGKLAKFPRRKVLFDARTLPAHSQPATIENVPHSSIKDAPANKPAAHVANDAQLSTPKSSLTVQDQQVLPQSSTTTTTSTPLPLAAPDNSKAGSLGQNGLHTDLHEKASSSLPLTTATSNHIATNGTITTPSLAQPAHPSAPASAKPRIITNAVPLEHAPGSMDVDSVASPKDSGSAPATADSSRYQDALSSPGSTALSAQTPAVADSANTSPENEGPPYVERADDTNGVKAPEDVTAGDREGERNASNPTADATSLDELNSAVMSGVEAQLLQESAAAQLAHEGSSASPQEPEDKALSPAEARSAGKSSAEALAKPVQNAAQVVGQTVMQSTPPLANGLSPTPGPVSERREASSVAPMDLDVSVPTQPTEVPQRPSAHEAVTKATPTPVSSSTPTPVGVSKDENVAVTQQRATPAREVPTITIEPPAPQATEPRVPEEADNDSEKNLSAPQLKLLANRERDRRRRSVPTVIFGKPAKKTHKTVDDSVLAINRQRPGYIPSDDYFTPLFIEGFTRTSTWMKPIEKLLNQAHKTVSTSDQYLSILDHQACKILRRVYHLQQHDKWSLRQPMRCPEPTRPPSHQDVLLQEMKWMRTDFREERKWKRAVARNLAYACAEWVYSSPEERRALQVNAVVPPKPTAPGQDVQMTDSGEGGEEPLPELDHSDSPAEHEDEHLEAMVETVAPAMIFALQDDEVVFGLQPSKTAELLLENLPMYGSPLQVPKFDLVGPEYDPDAKWKRPAVPLSKFVEGEMVLADKGPPRKRRRFDYLSDSDKEDGDEVIFGTQPDNNAHSQPENSAVALFNPEMKAVRDRLHAGHQFRPPTEYPMPSQSFFECRMASQWTFAEDNQLKSLALEYNYNWSLISSVMSTKSLFSSGAERRTPWECFERWTNLEGLPTELAKTPYFKQYQLRIDNAQRAILQQNQTAQQQVGPNGAVTPVPRRRPTTTMRVERRRNQKHLAMIDAMRKLAKRRETAIQKAQQQASQVASRKVNEVSRQPIPPAKTPRDYSIMRHERDQKLAERMAQYTARQAVALGKNLKPQPHAVPGTPAALAAAQAGQMSGANSLMAAAAAARLNVPAQVAQNRVQARVPMQAPLGAVPPAVQARLNGLGALVPPMAGIPQAQLQAALQAQQRMPMATPQPDLNLVLQAQTIQQQQQAAIRLAQQQRQAAQQAQQAAAQQAHQQVHGHQQQQVGQQQHQPQQGVAQQPQQQPQPQQVGQQPQQHPQVNGTQNSPSPMRSVVNGLNQGAFMANANAQAMMAAFNGGGLATSPGAGLTMPMLNPRVAGGALNPAVQQRIAELEVHYRNKSPGLTQQEARNLAMEQVGRIIVQNAQNHQLAQAHQQAAMSAAAGQLGHQPGLNAMTATTSPHQYASLLRAQQQAQAAQIQAQQQAQQAQQQAQQQQPHNPQAHQAAAVQQAQAQQVAQLAAQQAQQAQQQQQQAAQHQRQASGSATPAPGK, encoded by the exons ATGACTGAGGTCGGTCCCGCCGACCGCGCGAAGCTGCTGCGATCAAAACGGGAGAGTTTGAG CTCAATTGTGCAGTCGCGGAAGCGCAAGCTGCGCGAACTATATGCTGTTGCGACCGACGAAGATGGCATTCCGAACCTGGACCTCAGCAACCTCGACGCGGCCCCGACAGCACCAGCCGAAACATCTTTCTTGATTGACACTGACTTCACTCA AGGCCGACGACTGGGAAAGCTCGCCAAGTTCCCGCGCCGAAAAGTCCTATTCGATGCACGAACTCTTCCAGCTCACTCCCAACCTGCAACTATTGAGAATGTGCCCCATTCTTCCATCAAGGATGCCCCGGCCAATAAGCCTGCCGCCCACGTAGCGAATGATGCTCAACTCAGCACCCCGAAGTCTTCGTTGACGGTGCAGGACCAACAGGTCCTACCACAATCttcgacaacgacgacaacctcgACTCCGTTACCCCTGGCCGCGCCCGATAATTCGAAAGCAGGATCGCTTGGACAGAATGGCTTACATACTGACCTACATGAGAAGGCATCGTCCTCCTTACCGCTAACCACCGCGACAAGCAACCATATCGCCACGAATGGTACCATCACCACACCCTCTCTGGCGCAGCCTGCTCATCCATCAGCGCCAGCGTCAGCGAAACCTCGCATCATCACGAATGCTGTGCCTCTCGAACATGCCCCCGGATCGATGGATGTCGACAGTGTTGCGAGCCCGAAAGACTCAGGTTCAGCCCCAGCAACGGCAGACTCGTCACGGTACCAAGATGCTCTATCCTCTCCTGGCTCCACCGCCTTGTCGGCACAAACTCCTGCTGTGGCAGATTCGGCAAACACGAGTCCCGAGAATGAAGGACCACCGTATGTGGAAAGAGCAGACGATACGAATGGCGTCAAGGCTCCAGAGGATGTTACAGCAGGAGATAGGGAAGGCGAACGGAACGCAAGCAATCCTACGGCAGATGCAACTTCGTTGGACGAGTTGAATTCGGCAGTAATGAGTGGTGTTGAGGCCCAGCTTCTTCAGGAGTCTGCTGCAGCACAGCTTGCACATGAGGGTAGCTCAGCGTCACCTCAGGAGCCAGAAGATAAAGCCCTGAGCCCTGCAGAGGCCCGTTCCGCCGGCAAGTCTTCCGCCGAAGCATTAGCGAAACCTGTTCAAAATGCGGCTCAAGTTGTTGGCCAAACTGTGATGCAGAGCACACCACCTCTTGCGAATGGACTATCACCCACTCCGGGACCTGTGAGCGAAAGGCGGGAAGCTAGCTCAGTTGCGCCGATGGACTTGGATGTTTCTGTTCCAACACAACCGACAGAAGTCCCACAGCGGCCCTCAGCTCACGAAGCAGTCACCAAGGCTACACCTACCCCGGTTTCAAGCTCCACGCCAACACCTGTAGGGGTTTCGAAGGACGAAAATGTCGCTGTCACACAACAACGGGCAACCCCAGCCAGGGAAGTTCCAACCATTACCATTGAGCCTCCAGCGCCCCAGGCCACCGAACCCCGGGTCCCCGAGGAGGCAGATAATGATTCGGAAAAGAACCTCTCAGCCCCGCAACTGAAGTTGCTCGCGAATAGGGAACGCGATCGACGGCGAAGAAGTGTCCCGACAGTTATTTTCGGCAAGCCGgcaaagaaaacacacaagaCGGTTGATGACAGTGTTTTGGCGATCAATCGCCAGAGGCCTGGATATATACCTTCTGATGACTATTTCACTCCGCTTTTCATTGAAGGGTTCACCCGCACATCTACCTGGATGAAGCCTATTGAGAAACTACTTAACCAGGCCCACAAGACAGTCTCCACGTCTGACCAGTACCTGTCGATACTCGATCACCAGGCGTGCAAGATTCTGAGAAGGGTTTACCATTTACAGCAGCATGACAAGTGGTCCCTGAGACAACCTATGAGGTGTCCAGAGCCGACCAGGCCCCCGTCTCACCAGGATGTTTTGCTCCAGGAAATGAAGTGGATGAGGACAGACTTCCGAGAAGAGCGCAAGTGGAAAAGGGCAGTTGCTCGGAATCTTGCATATGCGTGCGCAGAATGGGTTTACTCAAGCCCCGAGGAACGCCGCGCGCTTCAGGTCAATGCTGTTgtaccaccaaaaccaacagcaCCGGGCCAGGATGTTCAAATGACTGATtctggtgaaggaggagaagagccaCTTCCCGAATTGGATCACTCGGATTCACCGGCGGAACATGAGGATGAGCACTTGGAGGCCATGGTCGAGACGGTGGCGCCCGCCATGATATTTGCGCTCCAGGATGACGAGGTTGTTTTTGGACTGCAGCCTAGTAAGACGGCTGAACTCCTGCTCGAGAACCTTCCCATGTATGGATCACCCCTCCAAGTACCCAAGTTCGACCTTGTTGGGCCCGAATATGATCCGGATGCAAAATGGAAGAGACCAGCTGTGCCCCTGAGCAAGTTTGTCGAGGGCGAGATGGTACTGGCCGACAAAGGCCCACCGCGAAAGCGACGTCGCTTCGACTATCTTTCAGACAGCGACAAGGAAGATGGCGATGAAGTTATATTCGGCACGCAGCCAGATAACAATGCGCATTCGCAGCCAGAAAACTCGGCCGTTGCGCTATTCAACCCTGAAATGAAAGCTGTTCGAGATCGTTTGCACGCAGGTCACCAATTCCGACCCCCGACCGAGTACCCCATGCCTTCTCAGAGCTTCTTTGAATGCAGGATGGCATCGCAATGGACCTTTGCGGAAGACAACCAGCTCAAGTCACTAGCACTCGAGTACAACTATAACTGGTCTCTGATTTCCAGCGTGATGTCGACAAAATCCCTCTTTTCTTCAGGCGCTGAGCGGCGGACTCCTTGGGAATGCTTTGAGCGGTGGACCAATCTGGAAGGCCTGCCTACTGAATTGGCCAAGACGCCGTACTTTAAGCAATATCAGCTACGTATAGACAATGCCCAGCGGGCTATCCTGCAGCAGAACCAGACGGCCCAGCAGCAAGTTGGGCCAAATGGCGCAGTCACTCCGGTTCCTAGGCGCAGGCCGACCACGACGATGCGGGTAGAACGGCGCCGCAACCAGAAGCATTTGGCCATGATTGATGCCATGAGGAAACTGGCGAAGAGGCGGGAGACGGCCATCCAGAAGGCCCAACAACAAGCCAGTCAAGTTGCCAGCCGTAAGGTGAATGAGGTATCCAGGCAGCCGATTCCGCCGGCCAAGACGCCGCGTGATTATAGCATAATGAGGCATGAGCGTGACCAGAAACTTGCTGAGAGGATGGCTCAATACACAGCGCGGCAAGCAGTTGCCCTCGGAAAGAATCTG AAACCACAGCCTCACGCGGTACCGGGCACGCCTGCTGCTCTTGCCGCGGCACAGGCTGGGCAAATGTCTGGTGCCAATTCCCTGatggccgccgccgccgctgcccgGCTGAACGTGCCAGCCCAAGTGGCCCAGAACAGAGTGCAAGCACGGGTCCCGATGCAAGCACCTCTCGGAGCAGTGCCACCTGCCGTTCAGGCTCGTTTGAATGGTCTTGGTGCACTTGTTCCTCCCATGGCCGGCATCCCTCAAGCTCAGCTTCAAGCCGCTCTCCAAGCACAGCAGAGAATGCCAATGGCGACACCACAGCCAGATCTCAACCTCGTCCTGCAGGCTCAAACcatccaacagcagcagcaggcggccATTCGACTTGCTCAGCAACAGCGACAGGCGGCTCAACAGGCTCAACAGGCGGCAGCTCAACAAGCCCACCAACAGGTTCACggccaccagcaacagcaggttgggcagcagcaacatcagcCTCAACAAGGAGTGGCCCAgcagcctcagcagcagccacagccTCAGCAGGTTGGCCAGCAACCTCAACAGCACCCCCAGGTCAATGGAACCCAGAATTCACCCTCACCCATGCGCAGTGTGGTAAACGGTCTAAACCAAGGAGCATTTATGGCCAATGCCAACGCCCAGGCCATGATGGCGGCCTTTAACGGAGGTGGCTTGGCTACTTCACCAGGCGCTGGGCTGACGATGCCCATGCTAAACCCCAGAGTGGCGGGTGGGGCTCTTAACCCTGCAGTACAGCAGCGCATCGCTGAGTTGGAGGTGCATTATCGGAACAAGAGTCCAGGCCTCACGCAACAGGAGGCCAGGAACCTGGCCATGGAGCAAGTGGGCAGGATCATCGTCCAGAACGCCCAGAATCACCAGCTTGCCCAAGCTCACCAGCAGGCCGCTATGAGCGCTGCGGCTGGGCAGCTGGGACACCAACCAGGCCTGAACGCCATGACAGCAACCACGAGCCCGCATCAATACGCATCATTGCTGCGGGCTCAGCAGCAGGCCCAAGCTGCCCAGATCCAAGCCCAACAGCAGGCTCAACAAGCCCAGCAGCAggcccagcaacagcagccacatAATCCGCAGGCTCACCAAGCAGCGGCAGTGCAACAAGCACAAGCCCAGCAAGTTGCTCAACTTGCTGCCCAGCAGGCTCAGCAggctcagcaacagcagcaacaagctgCTCAACACCAAAGGCAAGCGAGTGGTAGTGCCACGCCTGCGCCTGGTAAATAA
- a CDS encoding uncharacterized protein (EggNog:ENOG503NUN8; COG:O): protein MADHDPVWKPKELLACPSCSNLLREPTIFPCGTSLCKTCLPEPLERPRNITFPVLENRQKVYRCLCGKDHAVMDCGTDILASSIMSTVHGELERQPAAAPEEEESFLARLSKVLRPEFDCPICFELFDEPATTPCGHTYCRPCLKSITTHGEDLYCPVCRQGLTLDGTPFLSEYPENRIIMKLIPVLWPDELEARKDIPPAPPPRQDEIPIFALATAMPTMKMPFRIFEPRYRLMMKRVLRGNKEFGMTMVDPLTRKESDVGTVLRVEAHRLLDNGDYLVKVVGVRRFRVLERRVRDEYWMANVEPFGDVSFEEEEAMEAMETGRQQGEEDKADGVSFEVEGRTAIGTEDTAPTPTTTTTDMTVESLHTASTRDLMAFAFGRAMKHRIDDPLMPSDPSKFTWWFAHKLRDPPKRQDFLVERSVRRRLKMCCEKFIELEKTAMTSWVYWLHRALRSFPLPISTALLIILLCLWVS, encoded by the exons ATGGCCGATCACGACCCCGTCTGGAAGCCTAAGGAGCTTCTCGCATGCCCTTCATGTTCAAACCTCCTACGCGAGCCGACAATCTTCCCATGCGGAACCTCATTATGCAAGACTTGCCTACCGGAACCGCTTGAGCGGCCAAGAAACATCACCTTTCCCGTGCTGGAGAACCGTCAAAAGGTCTACCGCTGCCTGTGCGGGAAAGACCACGCGGTGATGGACTGCGGGACTGACATCCTCGCCTCGAGCATCATGAGCACCGTTCACGGGGAACTCGAGCGCcaacccgccgccgccccagaagaggaagagtcCTTCCTCGCCCGGCTGAGCAAAGTCCTCAGACCGGAGTTCGACTGCCCGATATGCTTTGAGCTGTTTGATGAGCCTGCCACGACGCCGTGCGGGCATACGTATTGTCGTCCGTGTCTGAAGTCGATAACTACTCATGGGGAGGATCTTTACTGTCCTGTTTGTCGTCAGGGTCTCACTTTGGATGGGACGCCGTTTTTGTCGGAATACCCGGAGAATCGCATTATTATGAAATTGATACCCGTCCTCTGGCCGGACGAGCTTGAGGCCCGGAAGGATATACCCCCTGCACCACCGCCTCGTCAGGACGAAATACCCATTTTTGCGCTAGCGACGGCGATGCCGACGATGAAGATGCCGTTCCGGATTTTTGAGCCGCGGTATAGGCTTATGATGAAGAGGGTGCTGAGGGGGAATAAAGAGTTTGGCATGACGATGGTTGATCCCCtgacgaggaaggagagcGATGTGGGGACTGTTTTGAGGGTGGAGGCTCACCGGTTGCTTGACAATGGGGATTATCTGgtcaaggtggtgggggtgaggcGGTTCagggttttggagaggagggtgagggacGAGTATTGGATGGCAAATGTTGAGCCGTTTGGGGATGTGagctttgaggaggaggaggcgatggaggCGATGGAGACTGGAAGACagcaaggggaggaggataaaGCTGATGGCGTTTCttttgaggtggagggaCGTACCGCCATCGGCACTGAGGACACCGCTCCCACCCccacgacaaccaccacggACATGACTGTGGAATCACTTCATACCGCCTCCACCAGGGACCTCATGGCCTTTGCGTTTGGCAGGGCGATGAAACACCGAATTGACGACCCTCTCATGCCTAGCGACCCATCAAAATTCACGTGGTGGTTTGCTCACAAGCTTCGGGATCCACCAAAGAGACAGGACTTTTTGGTCGAAAGGAGCGTGAGAAGACGGTTGAAGATGTGTTGTGAGAAGTTCATCGAGCTTGAAAAGACGGCGATGACTTCTTG GGTATATTGGCTACACCGCGCTCTAAGGAGCTTTCCACTGCCCATTTCAACTGCCTTGCTGATCATATTGTTGTGTCT TTGGGTGTCGTAA